From Toxorhynchites rutilus septentrionalis strain SRP chromosome 2, ASM2978413v1, whole genome shotgun sequence, a single genomic window includes:
- the LOC129764302 gene encoding uncharacterized protein LOC129764302, translating to MREEYWPLQGRRLARSTVRNCFRCTRLNPIPLEQQIGQLPAQRIMSSRPFNVTGIDYAGPLYLKPMHRRAAPAKAYICVFICFTTKAVHLELVGDLSTQAFIGCLRRFVARRGRPSHLHSDNGKNFVGDQLKELFYLLQNAEEQQRISSACADENITWHLIPPRAPNFGGLWEAAVKVAKKHLFRQLGSTRISFENMCTVLTQIESQMNSRPLLPMTEEPDDLAALTPAHFLIGTSMNTLPDPDLSHLPMNKLDQYQSLQLHTQKFWKHWQREYLQELQKDTKCRGRNNQIIPGKLVILIDDLQPPIRWPLARIVSTHPGSDGITRVVSLQTARGLITRPVSKICLLPYAMETPVADSFNCISNMVLDR from the coding sequence ATGAGAGAAGAGTACTGGCCACTACAAGGCCGTAGACTCGCCCGGAGTACTGTCCGTAACTGCTTCCGTTGTACCCGTCTAAACCCTATACCTCTTGAACAACAAATTGGCCAGCTGCCTGCCCAGAGAATAATGTCAAGTAGACCATTTAACGTTACCGGAATAGATTACGCCGGACCGCTGTACCTGAAACCCATGCACAGACGCGCTGCCCCTGCAAAGGCTTATATATGCGTCTTTATATGCTTCACCACGAAAGCGGTTCACCTTGAACTGGTTGGAGATTTGTCAACCCAAGCATTTATCGGTTGTCTGCGAAGATTTGTTGCCAGACGCGGTCGCCCGTCTCACTTGCATTCGGATAATGGTAAGAATTTTGTCGGCGACCAACTAAAGGAATTGTTCTACTTGCTACAAAATGCGGAAGAACAACAAAGAATTAGTTCCGCCTGTGCCGATGAAAACATCACCTGGCATCTTATTCCCCCTAGGGCGCCGAACTTTGGCGGTTTGTGGGAAGCGGCAGTGAAGGTTGCGAAAAAACACTTATTTCGCCAACTTGGATCCACCCGTATTTCCTTCGAGAATATGTGTACGGTGCTCACGCAAATAGAGTCTCAAATGAACTCTCGACCGCTATTGCCGATGACTGAAGAGCCAGATGACTTAGCTGCGCTCACTCCTGCTCACTTCCTAATCGGAACTTCGATGAATACACTGCCCGACCCAGATCTCAGCCACCTACCGATGAATAAACTCGATCAATACCAAAGTCTCCAACTGCATACacaaaagttttggaaacaCTGGCAACGAGAATATCTTCAAGAACTTCAAAAAGATACCAAATGCCGTGGACGTAACAATCAAATTATACCTGGTAAACTAGTTATACTCATCGATGACCTGCAACCTCCAATTCGCTGGCCTTTGGCTCGCATAGTGTCAACTCATCCCGGCTCCGATGGAATCACTAGAGTCGTTTCGCTGCAGACCGCAAGAGGACTTATTACACGACCTGTCTCTAAAATATGCCTGCTGCCATATGCTATGGAAACTCCTGTGGCAGATTCGTTCAACTGCATCAGCAACATGGTTTTAGATAGATAG